The Kryptolebias marmoratus isolate JLee-2015 linkage group LG21, ASM164957v2, whole genome shotgun sequence genome segment AccgaagaaaaacagaaaaataccgTCATCGCAAAAACAAAGTCCCGCCTATATCAGAAACTAACATGAGCAGAATTTAAAACGAGCAAAACAACATTATAAAAAGGAAATCAATAgtttaaatgctgactcagcgttcaatGATCCTGGTTTTATCAGGTTCTAAATTTATTTCAGTCTAATTAAagtagctgcaaaacaagcccagattatcagccctccaccaccgtgctgacagctgggatgaGCTGTTTGcttgcagtgcattctgggtaaacatctccgctttggtctggttctggtccagaagtcagATGAAGCTGTCCAAACCCAAGTTTGAACATCTGCCAtcttgtttttagagagaacaatcttcctctctgtggaACGATGGACTtcaaatgacctttgacccctcccagattgacagacagcagcagctgctcctctaattgtcattgctgatgtctttccaccctggcGTTGTGTCCTGATGATCCTCTGAATTAAACCCAGAGACAGAAACCGCCCTCCAAGCGCAGCCCACCTGTCTCAGGTAGAGTTTCAGCACGTTGCTGATGTCGTGTGGGTACAGCTCAGACAGCTCCACCAGGTGCTTGCCGTTCTCAAACGCCTGGCACAACTTCTCCACCCGAGACTTGGCGCCGTTCACTCGGTAGATCCCCTTCAgagcacagaaacagaagacGGTCAGCTCAGCTTTTCTGACTCGCTGGGCAAACATTTGCAGAATAATCACAGGCAAACTCTTTAGTTTCCTGAGTTTCCTGCAAACACTCGGtggtaaagaaacaaaactaccTTCATGTTGAGCGCTCTGTTCTCGATTTCTGAGGTACATTTGCGGATGATGAAGGGGACGCCATCCGGGCTGTTCCTAGCCGCCTGCGTGAAGTCGACGCCGAACAGGTGGAGCTTCCCCTGCAGCTTCTTGTGGCCGCACTGGATGGCCAGAGTTTCCAGACACTTCTTATGGCAGGCCAGGGAGCACTGAACACATTTCAGAGTCACAGAGAAAGACAATAAAACGGAGGAAATGCAGAAAGACGCAGCTgtgttttcatcttgttttaaaacaacagggAACAGCAGGGGAGActggtggcagccatcttgctaggtgctacgtGTCTCACTCTGTAATGTTTACATTGTTACCTCCTGTGTGCTGCGTCATCAGttcaaatagacaaaaaaagcagctttatttgACTTTAAGAAGCATATATGATACATGATATGAAACCAGGAGCCTCCCAACGAGTCCGACGCGCCAATCTTGATAAAATTACCAAACGCTGTTATTATTCTAACACAACTTTAAGTAAGTAAATGCTTTACATGTCTGCTCAGTCTAACCAGAGTCTGGAGTTCATTTCACTACAACTAATAACTTAAATTTATATAATTCTGGACACATTTAGCCCAGAGCTACACTAATCCACTGTTATTTAGCACATTTTACCTATAAAGTAGGTAAAACAGGTGTGTAGACTGgtggcttttatttaataaaatatgacacTACTTTTGTTGACCCAGAACATTTcaataaatccattattaggaaaCAGAAAGATGACGTCTTTAACCAGAAACTTGTTCTGTCTGCTCACGACTTGTTTCTTAAAtgtttcacaacttttttttaaaaaaaagcatcttcaAAGAGGTAAACTAAAAGATGCAATCCTGAAACTTCCAGTTGTAAGAGCTGCAGTCttctgtcagtttcagtttttattccaCCCGTCTGTTTCTGACGCTTTCAGTGAATCTAATAAAAACGAACAGAAACTTGATCTAAAGTCAACAGAGCGGAGGGCTGCAGAGAGGGATGATGGGAAGGATTCttcagcagacaaacaaaagcctCTTAAGTTTCCTCCGTCTGACTCGGAGCAGTTTGGAATGCAGGTTGAGGCCGGTTTCATTCGGGTTGTTGCTCATCGtgagagctaaaagaagctgctGCGTGACGCCTCCAGTCCTCATCAAGGCCTAAAGATATCTGAGCTTACCTCCTCGCACTCGGCTCCGTGAAACACCACCAGGCTGTCACACTCTCTGCACTTGGACGGAGCCCGGAGCTTCCTCAGCTTGTGGGTTTGAGCCGCTTTGGACATCTGGGTGTTCCTGAAAGGTCCCGGGGAGCTGGCGGGCTCCATGACGAGCTCGCTCAAACCTGCAGAGGAAAAGGGAAGGGGAGGGAGAAGCTTTAATGGAAGCTCCTTTAAAAATGAGCCGTCAGCCTGTCAGAGTTTCTGTCTGACTCACAGCTGTCCAACGGCGAGAGGGGCTCTCTGTCATCCAGGTCATCCGCCGACGACATGGTGCCGGTGGAGGGGGTTCTGGGTAATCTCCTCTTGAAGTCACCTGAACAAGAAAGCAGGACACACCTGTTTGCTTCTGATCCACATTACAGGCCTGGTTCTGAGGACCTCCCAGGGTTGAGCTCACCACAGAGGTTTACTACTTTtaccagaccctccaggattttgcgatgttgcgatcgcaactattaaaacaaaatcaagcaaaccccgtgaaatcgcaactttttgcaactttgtccaaaacaccgcaactttcctgcaactttaacccaatatttattgttttttaaagtgattctccaccgtttctgcggtctagtctcttctttgtgggtttgtgtagcgtggaatacaaaataagcccaaataactcaggaagaagacacatgacgtcacttcctgttaacatcagaatgccgggagcgtgcaNNNNNNNNNNNNNNNNNNNNNNNNNNNNNNNNNNNNNNNNNNNNNNNNNNNNNNNNNNNNNNNNNNNNNNNNNNNNNNNNNNNNNNNNNNNNNNNNNNNNNNNNNNNNNNNNNNNNNNNNNNNNNNNNNNNNNNNNNNNNNNNNNNNNNNNNNNNNNNNNNNNNNNNNNNNNNNNNNNNNNNNNNNNNNNNNNNNNNNNNNNNNNNNNNNNNNNNNNNNNNNNNNNNNNNNNNNNNNNNNNNNNNNNNNNNNNNctatcaaagttctcaaataaagcaccttttgagaatgtcaatgtttgttgggaattatcttacaaaactaggaaggatttttggtttagatattaaaagttatggttgtttattgattttagtaaaaaaaaaaaattgcaacttttcatcgctacttttagaaaaatgccccgcgaaatccaGTTTtgagtcgcagctcagtgagatgcaCCTGAAGTGTGGCAGCCATGACAGCTCAACACGTTcggattaaaataaatacacatttagGTAGCAGAAAAACTGCAACAGATACCAAATAAACAGGCAGACGTCTGCAGAACATCTTGTGTTCTGTTGCACAGCAACGAGAAACACAAACCTCCGTCCCGTCAGCgctcctgtttttctgtttgtggcgTTCAGGAGCAACACAGCCGGGCAAGAACCAACGGAAACGTGGTCGATTGTGAAATAACATACCAGCAGCACAAGAGAACATCAGGTTCACTGGGGAGAGAAGCATGTTCTGCCCGGAGGGCGCGAAAGAACCTTTCTGCACCGTTCTGTTTAGGTGTGGTGGTTTTATATACAACACCAGcgtcaggaaataaaaagtgatttattgcGTCTGTAAACTCAGACGTCAGGTTTGGGGTGGAGGAGTGGAAATCAGTGAGGGAGGGGTTTCTGTTACCTGGACTCGCGGTGGGCGAGTCCATGGACCGCGACTCGCTGCTGCCTCCGGCGCTCTCCGAGTCGCTGCACATCCCTCCGCTCTGATTGGCCGAGGCCCAGGGGCGGAACGGGCCCTGAATCCGAAGTGCTGCATCCAAACAAACCAGATTAAACCTGAGAAACTTTCTGCCTTTTCTGCAAAAATCCAGCgagagctgaagaagctgaaacaagcagaacagctaaaagcacaaaaatgtagctaaaaaaaacctatatacttactaaaagctaaaactggtaactaaaagcagcaaagtagGAAAGTCTGTGAGGAGCTGAAAGGATCAGAATTTATCTAACGTTAAAGAGGCGGAGTTTCACGCTGAAAAGGctcaaaacaaagagcagatgTTTGGACGCCCCCCATGAGCCTCGGGCGCACCTTGGACGTCGGCGCTGCCGTTGGAGCGCCTCTCTGCGATCTTGGCATGGCCCCCGTTGTTCTGCCCGTCCACGTCGTCTCCGCCCAGGAGGTCGGAGGTCACGGACACCTGTGACAGGTTGCTGTGGGAGGAGTGGCTGCCACTCAGGGAGCGCTTGTTTAAAAGCAGCCTGgaccagacagacaaacaaacaaacaaacaaacaaacaaataaatttaactgaCGTCCCTCCCCCGCTGCAGGAACAAGCTGCTGATTATTTTTGCACATTCTTCCAGAAAACGAGACGTTCTCTGATTAATCCTGACGTCACGCGCTCAGATCAAAGGCAGCACTGAATTATGGGATGCTGACGGCTCCGAGCTCTGCTCCTCTTCGTTACGGCCAATCAGCTCACAGCTGGGCAGCTCGGGGGGGAGCGTGTGAGCGTGGGTGTGTCCACGCGCCTAAACTTCATTTCCTCTGAGCCGAGCCGGACTCTTTTGATCAGGGGTATCAGAGTCGGGGGGGCGGGAACAAAGCACGCTCTTATTCCCATGTCTGGTATGTGTGGaaccccccccaacccccccatctttttttagttttgatatgAAATGGATAAAACCTCTCCGGGATGATTCATCTGAGTCCGAAGGTTCAGGAGCCGTTTTATCTGCTGACCACAGTCATTTCCGCAGGAAGCACCGGCCGACACGATTGTTTTACACTTTCCAAAACAACCTCCCTCGCTCTGCCGCTCCGCCGCTCCACCGCGCCGCCTCCCAGCCGCACCAGGAAACATCACACCTTCTCCACGACATTTCAGCTCATTTACTCCTCTTTCTCTCatgaaagacattttaaactGCTCACTTTTCCgagctttaataaataaagagtgCAGTTTGAGTTTACCACAGCAGTTTTCCAGTACAGGGCTGTGCAATCTGGAAATGCGGGTCTGcagtcagtgtaaacaaagctgaatctgctgaaaGCCATGTGGAAGCTTGAAAACTGACCTGCATTAGTCTGGCTGTAGTCCCAAAACAAATATGGCTCCAAACTGTTTGATTTAAGGACACAGTAACCATCAACGTGATCAACCATCAGTTTCTGACTTTATGAGTACTTTTTTTGCGTTTAAAGCAGATTATGTAGCTCCCAGAAAGTCTGGAAACGTTTGCTGAAGGCTTTTTCCCGTGGGTCGTAGAGCATCGCTGACGTTTAAACATCTGCAgaatatttatgaaacaaattGTCTGTAGAAATAATCAGAGCTATCAAGGAGGTCTGGGACCCGTTCGGTTTACTGGATCCAGGCCTTCAAAGATAAATAATCTGATTATTCTCCCACCAAGATCCACGTTCTGGGACTGGATTACAGGACAGCAGCGAGCTGATTTAAAGGGGTGGGGTTATTAATCTCACCAGGAGTTCTGAGTTGTGGATGAATCTGAGTGGGGGTCCAGCCGAGCGGCGTCTGGCGGCAGACTCCTGACGAACTCGATGTACCGCAGGCCGGGCTCGTACAGCTTGGCGTTCTCACACAGACTCTGGTGGTTGACGGGCAGAGACACGGCCTGGGCCTGCTGGAGCTGGAACCAGTTGACGGTCACCTGCAACGAGGACCAACCCGGGTCATCACACGGGTCGCTCAGCCCGGAGAGCAAAGATCGACTCTGAACTCACGGCTTTGAGCGTGAGGTCGCACTGGGAGACCATCTCTCGGATCTGGGTGATGATCTCGCTCTTGGTGTTGGCCAGGTCCACTTTCTTCACACCGACGTCCACCTGGCAGGCTTTGCAGTGGTCCCTGGCCTCCTCGGCCtgagaaggaaggaggagaggataCAACAGCGTGAAGCAGCGGGTGAACATCTCCAAACGGCAGGTTGGGAGAAACTCTGAGCTCCACCTTCTGCAgggcctcctcctccagcctgcGCCTCTTCTCCAGCTGCCTGGCAGCCGCCAGCCCCGAGCCGCCGGcgttctgctcctcctccaggcGGCTGGTGGTCACCTTGGCCTTCTCGTACTCCTCCTGCCGCTGCGCCTGCAGCAGCCGGGCCTTCCTCAGGGCGCCGTCCGCCTCTTGCTGCAGACAGAAATAATAAGTTCAGAATGAAGGCGATGAAGAAGATGCAGGAGGAGAGAATCTGTCTTCCTCACCATTTTCTTCTGCTCCCGCTGCCACTGCTCCTTCACCTCTTTGCGGAGTTTGTCCAGCTCGTTCTTTCTGGCCAGGAGAGGCTGGAAACAAACGGAAGGCCGTCATCGAGacctttcttcctttctttaaaatccCAGACCTTTTCACGCTCAAATGACCAGATTTCTGATTGATTttcggccattttggatccccAGGTACAAAGATTTACTGCATGCATTCAGTAGACTGACCACAGAAGATGATTAAAGAAATGACGACTTTAGGGTCTTAATGACACCTCAGAGGTTCGTTTTAGTGAAATTCTGTTCAgatttagagtaaaaaaaaactgcagcatttgatGCTCATCAGCTGCCTCTTCGTCTCTGACATCttcttaaaatacatttaaaccgTATGACAGACTTTTTAACACTATTATGCCTCTAAGCTGGTAATCAGTCCACGCTTACAGCAAATAATTAgcatttatgtcatttttactgcaaacattttgagttttacacattcttttacacattttggaAGCAAAGAAAGACCAAATCTGGGCTCGTTTACAACTTTTGCACGGTACTTTATAACCATATTTTACAtataataaatctgaaaagcCCTCTGCTGTTTGAGcttttgtttgtaataaatctgatgaagaggaggatctCCGAGGCCCAGGCAGAGATGAATTACCTGGACAAACTTGTTGCTTTGGAGGATGACGGCAGTCTGAAGAACCAGCTGGCTGTACTCGATGTCGTGTCTGAAAGCGGTCGTGTAAATCTCACGGAACGGCATGAACTCCTGGGATGGGACAGAGGTTttagggaaagaaaaaataaaataaacagggaaaacggctgcagcagctgctcaccTGCTGACTTGCCAGCACCTTGGCAGTTTCGGCTATCTTGGCGTAACTTTTTGCACACTCGATATCTGCAGGCGGAGACATTTAAATGCAACACGACAGTGAAGGCAGCTCGATTAGTGCTTCTGTTTTAGACAGTAAGTaagaaaaagctcaaataaatacacaaagagCTGAACGGTAAGAGGATCTTCAGTGTTCAGTACGTCCTGTTCTTCACAGCGAAGCGGAATAGAACTGGAACCATTCATTAACCAATTTAGCAAACAAAACACTCTTAACCTTGAGCTTGGAtaagccttttttgtttctgcagctcagacaatCAGGCAAAGCTTTCAGAACTATCCAAACAGCGTTCAGACGCAGAGAAACATCAGAAGCTTCAGTTTGCAGATTTCTCTCTCAGTGTTTGATAAACTTTGTGCACAACGAGCCCCTGGGCTTTGTGGTTGTAGAGAAGAGGGTTGGTGGGACagaaaagcatgctgggatACGGGGAAGATGGCGACAGATGAAGGAAGTCGTGACTCACCCACGCTGAGCCGCTTCTCCACCCACGCCAGCAGCTCCTTGGTGTACTTAGACCACGCCTTGGCGTAGAGCAGCACCGACTCCACGCCGCTGTCCTGCCGCTGCAGCGTCCTGTCCACGTCTTCGGCCCGGACCGGCGAGGACGGCCCTGCGGTAACCACGGAAACCACGTAAGAGACGACCAAAAGGCTCCTACGCTCTCATGTCGCAGAAACGGGTTCGGAAAATTTGCAGGACCTTAATTTAAGGCGCCGCATATTTCGATTCCATCACGATTCAGACGGCAGCAACGTGAATTATGAAACAATTATtgatacattttgaaaaataaactctgatcaataattaataattaatttaacaCTGAAAAGGTCACAGAAAAGCTAACAGGATTAGCATTGTGTTAATCAGTGGGAATTCACACAAATCAAACGTCTGAAAACCATCTTTAAGGACACTTATGTTATGATAACTTCATCTGttatttacagataaatattgatgataaagatgtaaaaacacagatttctgCTACAGGAAGTTACAGTAACCAGGCTAACAAAGAGCCtcacaggaagcagcagctaaTCTGCTGACAGATGAACAACAAAGATCTGTGATCGTTGCTCCAGATCCACAAAGTGATGcttctaaaaatagatttatcgTTTTTATAACCACACTCCTGCAGAGTCTTTGCTGCCAACTGAACTTATTGTAAAAGGAGACAGGAATTAACTCTCATGATGAATCCACAGACAAAGCAGAGAAAGTTTGCTCCCTTCACATCCAAACTGAGGCAGCTGTGTTCGGTGTCTTACCTGGGGGATCATCTTTCTCAGGACCGGATCCTCCGGATTCCACAGAGAGGTTCTCAAAAGACTGAAAAGGAGACAagcgttttaaaaaaagatcctcAGGGAAGGGCGGAGGGCGGAGGGGGGGTCGGTTTCCTACTTGAAGCACAGAAAGCTAAGCTAACGTTAAAACAATCCTTATCAGAACCAGGATCAGTCAAACCTGCAGGAAGACAACAACACACAGCAGCCGTCTgaggccgccgccgccgcccccgCCGCTCCGACCTGCGACCTTCACCCCTGAACTCCGCCCGTCACACGTCCGGTCTGACGGCTCGGGGGCAGCGGGCCGCATCCTGACAGTTCACCAGGTCAACGAAACGAAAAGTGCACGAAAACACAGAGGACCACGTGGATCGTCACGCTTTGAGCTCCACATCTGGAGCTCCGGCTAAACGAGACCctgaatgtaaaataattttatttttattttcctcaccTTGCTTCTCTTAGTCAGGGGGAGCCCCAACACAGATCCATTCTCTACATCTCCCATAAGGAAGTCAGACactctgaggagaaaaacagaaacaagtcgtcatgaaaaacatgaactgatgccaccaaaaacatcaaactcaAAGACTCCTCATCAACTGTGAGGCTTGTTTTTATACACAGACGGccttttaaaagaatattttggacatttaaaagaaagttaagAACAACGACGGTTtaacatcagtttggagaaacagagtttaattctgactctGAACCATGAAGAATAAATGTCTGCAAGTTTTTATACCGTAACCATCTTCAGTAATGACTTATAATAAACATGATGCTAACTCTGTTAGCGCTTCTATGGCGTTTTTAATGTTatgttagcatctatgctaactgtCAGCAGCCTGACAGGTTATTAGACTTTATATTAggcatgaaaataaataaatctgtatttattcatgtaaattAAACTATAATCATTTAAGTTTCAAGATATTAGAAATGCCtcaaagattgttttttaaCTCGTAATCAAACTAAACTGTGAGGTTCTTAAAAATTCCCACAGAAATGCTGTGATTTTCCAgcaggaagtgccacagctagctgctgccgacACTTATACACCttcaaataaccacaaaattc includes the following:
- the arhgap29a gene encoding rho GTPase-activating protein 29 isoform X3, with product MGDVENGSVLGLPLTKRSKSFENLSVESGGSGPEKDDPPGPSSPVRAEDVDRTLQRQDSGVESVLLYAKAWSKYTKELLAWVEKRLSVDIECAKSYAKIAETAKVLASQQEFMPFREIYTTAFRHDIEYSQLVLQTAVILQSNKFVQPLLARKNELDKLRKEVKEQWQREQKKMQEADGALRKARLLQAQRQEEYEKAKVTTSRLEEEQNAGGSGLAAARQLEKRRRLEEEALQKAEEARDHCKACQVDVGVKKVDLANTKSEIITQIREMVSQCDLTLKAVTVNWFQLQQAQAVSLPVNHQSLCENAKLYEPGLRYIEFVRSLPPDAARLDPHSDSSTTQNSWLLLNKRSLSGSHSSHSNLSQVSVTSDLLGGDDVDGQNNGGHAKIAERRSNGSADVQALRIQGPFRPWASANQSGGMCSDSESAGGSSESRSMDSPTASPGDFKRRLPRTPSTGTMSSADDLDDREPLSPLDSCLSELVMEPASSPGPFRNTQMSKAAQTHKLRKLRAPSKCRECDSLVVFHGAECEECSLACHKKCLETLAIQCGHKKLQGKLHLFGVDFTQAARNSPDGVPFIIRKCTSEIENRALNMKGIYRVNGAKSRVEKLCQAFENGKHLVELSELYPHDISNVLKLYLRQLPEPLILFRYYNDVIGLAKESQSVIVEELEALRRSPGAVTTGQVSVELNRVLFKIKDLLRQLPPANYRTLQFLTEHLRRVTEHSEENKMTASNLGIVFGPTLIKPRQADADVSLSSLVDYPYQALTVELLIRHYQLIFDTPLGPLSGTSPSDVDAHPRLTQQEKQQLIRHSKSLGDIKEQSSKVYKRHSSIIPSSHLLAEVQESLPNLDDFEPADEMDSGSLNGVKASSVADVSRPGEKGLCRSQNVTVTRVQLRHPRSRLSSRPVSMPAERVFRRRLADEKNTRNSSSQDDSNGGGCDQSIDEVDEAESTKAHGGGGGTNHRSTFIDTQTLRRTWDKQYKFDAKAARLGSGSSAESSAVDPSSLSTSMPSVLSLGTAGSISAMYPNRPYTVAVRPSRTLRKEDGVTRNNTVATVFRAPRTLLPPPGTFYKPPAGSRAKSLLNDCSLANSAEDEDEEDEDEEDELGIEIEESVDEPLEEDVTAERADMSPSSSPEELGQNQAKPVYQRLRPRRLQEVEHREAHFV